From the Streptomyces sp. SN-593 genome, the window CGACAGCCGGCACCAGCCCTCGACATAGGTGTGCCCGACGGCGAAGAGCCGGATCGGGTCCACCTCTCGGTCGGTCAGCGTGTCGCGGGCCGGCGAGTAGTAGCGCATCCACAGCCTGCGCCGCTCGGTCAGCGCGCGGTCGACGGTGGCGAACACGCTGCCCTCGGACTCGAAGGTCACCGACAGCCGCCCGCTGGCGCCGGCCGCCTCGCCGGCCGCCGTCTCCAGCTTGGCGGCCGCCCGCTGGAGCGCCTGCCGGTCGCCCTCGCGCAGCCCGGGCAGGTTCGCCACCGCGCGGGCGGCGACCAGCAGCGCGGTCGCCTCGTCGGCGGCCAGCCGCAGCGGCTGCGCCACGTCGTCGGCGGTGCCGGGGTTGTGCCACCAGATCCGCTCGCCGTCGGTGTCGATGTCCAGCAGGTCGCCGCCCCTGAAGCTGGTGCCGCACAGCGGCAGCACGTTCAGGTCGCCGATCAGCTCGGCCTCGCTCACCCCGAAGGCCCGCGCCACCTCGCT encodes:
- a CDS encoding helix-turn-helix transcriptional regulator, which translates into the protein MSNAIDQTRRMLSLVTYLRERPGARVSEVARAFGVSEAELIGDLNVLPLCGTSFRGGDLLDIDTDGERIWWHNPGTADDVAQPLRLAADEATALLVAARAVANLPGLREGDRQALQRAAAKLETAAGEAAGASGRLSVTFESEGSVFATVDRALTERRRLWMRYYSPARDTLTDREVDPIRLFAVGHTYVEGWCRLSEDRRTFRLDRVAEIRLLDEPADPPRIEPRDLSQGLVQPAGDDPEVVVEVGPGGRWVAEYYPHDSAEELPDGGLRITLRTPDPGSLRRLALRLGRDGRIVSPPDLADGARDAAVRALAAYGE